A window of the Desulfobacula toluolica Tol2 genome harbors these coding sequences:
- a CDS encoding twin-arginine translocase TatA/TatE family subunit, which translates to MFGLGMPEILLILAIALIVIGPQKLPDLAKTLGRAMGEFKRSAQDFKRSIDVETTVKDMTDINTSKTDLKEILKDTYPKEQTSAVKEDKGSQNVETKNSDTATDEIPKDKETTDKEPDKNNNTSENNKND; encoded by the coding sequence ATGTTTGGTCTTGGAATGCCTGAAATTTTGTTGATTCTGGCCATAGCCCTTATTGTCATAGGCCCCCAAAAGCTTCCGGACCTTGCCAAAACGCTTGGCCGTGCCATGGGAGAATTCAAACGATCCGCCCAGGACTTTAAACGCAGCATTGATGTGGAAACCACTGTCAAAGATATGACTGACATCAATACCTCTAAAACAGATCTCAAAGAAATCCTTAAAGACACCTATCCAAAAGAGCAGACATCAGCAGTTAAAGAGGATAAAGGTTCGCAGAATGTTGAAACAAAAAATTCTGATACAGCTACAGATGAAATCCCAAAAGATAAAGAAACAACTGATAAAGAACCGGACAAAAACAATAACACATCTGAAAACAATAAAAACGATTAA
- a CDS encoding DEAD/DEAH box helicase, whose amino-acid sequence MKQFFLFLKKLFSKKPQIKSPSVQPTPRPKAETKPSPETEPNNKRPPKPPKKKWSVNNFPVEPREGETRFHDLGLPLSVMRAIADLKFEYCTPIQAKLMPHTLEGKDATAKAQTGTGKSASFIITILAAFIKKSFKNKKGSPRALILAPTRELVYQIEKDFNDLARYTNLKIVSIFGGTGYQKQQTQLKEKPVDIIVATPGRLIDFMSKGLINPSKVEIIVIDEADRMLDMGFIPDVRRIILKTPHKNKRQTLFFSATLTPDVLRLAQSWTTENKVQIEIDPDQAAADSIQQIVYISTETDKFKHVYNLINNEQLKRVILFVNRKDTARIVSEKLDRYGQKCSVLSGDISQDKRFKVLENFKTGRINILVATDVAARGLHIENISHVINYDLPHEPEHYIHRIGRTGRAGAKGISISFADEMSSFFIPKIEEVLGNKIVCEYPSEALDKPLPKPKKKYHLKQAVKKKKPFKGKHKPYRKHDSGRQYNKQGK is encoded by the coding sequence TTGAAACAATTTTTTCTATTTTTAAAAAAGCTTTTCAGCAAAAAGCCCCAAATCAAATCACCTTCTGTTCAACCAACTCCCAGGCCTAAAGCAGAAACAAAACCTTCGCCTGAAACAGAACCAAACAACAAACGTCCGCCTAAACCCCCCAAAAAAAAATGGTCCGTCAATAATTTTCCAGTAGAACCCCGGGAAGGGGAAACACGATTTCATGATCTTGGTCTGCCATTGAGTGTCATGCGTGCCATTGCAGATTTAAAGTTCGAATATTGTACGCCGATTCAAGCAAAGCTGATGCCCCATACCCTGGAAGGAAAAGATGCCACGGCCAAGGCCCAGACCGGGACAGGAAAAAGTGCCAGTTTCATCATAACTATTTTAGCTGCATTCATCAAAAAGTCCTTTAAAAATAAAAAAGGAAGCCCAAGGGCTTTGATCCTTGCACCCACAAGAGAGCTGGTTTATCAGATTGAAAAGGATTTCAATGACCTTGCCCGATATACCAATTTAAAAATCGTATCAATTTTTGGTGGAACCGGATATCAAAAACAGCAAACGCAGCTCAAAGAAAAACCGGTTGATATAATTGTTGCTACTCCCGGCCGTCTCATTGATTTCATGAGCAAAGGCCTTATCAACCCTTCCAAGGTTGAAATTATCGTAATTGATGAAGCTGATCGAATGCTGGACATGGGATTTATTCCGGATGTCCGCAGAATTATTTTAAAAACACCCCACAAAAATAAGCGGCAGACCCTGTTCTTTTCTGCAACCTTAACACCGGATGTATTGAGACTTGCCCAAAGCTGGACCACTGAAAACAAGGTTCAAATTGAAATAGATCCTGATCAGGCGGCAGCCGACAGTATCCAGCAGATTGTTTATATCAGCACGGAAACCGACAAATTCAAGCATGTCTATAACCTGATCAACAACGAGCAGTTAAAACGGGTTATCTTGTTTGTAAACCGTAAAGATACCGCAAGAATTGTGTCGGAAAAACTTGACCGGTACGGCCAAAAATGCAGTGTACTTTCAGGGGACATCTCCCAGGACAAACGATTTAAAGTTCTTGAAAATTTTAAAACCGGCAGAATTAATATTTTAGTTGCAACAGACGTGGCTGCCCGTGGATTGCATATTGAAAATATCAGCCATGTTATTAACTATGATCTTCCCCATGAGCCGGAACACTATATTCATAGAATCGGAAGAACCGGAAGGGCCGGAGCAAAAGGGATATCCATCAGTTTTGCTGATGAAATGAGTTCGTTTTTCATACCAAAAATAGAAGAGGTGCTGGGAAATAAAATAGTCTGTGAGTATCCGTCCGAGGCACTGGACAAACCACTTCCCAAACCAAAGAAAAAATATCATTTAAAACAGGCGGTTAAAAAGAAAAAACCCTTTAAAGGCAAACACAAACCTTACAGGAAGCATGACAGTGGCAGGCAATACAACAAGCAGGGCAAATAA
- a CDS encoding cobyrinate a,c-diamide synthase, which produces MQKVSKNVPGVVIAGLRGGSGKTIISLGIAGAWKEKGYKVSPFKKGPDYIDAGWLSTAAGRPCYNLDTFLCTPSVVQHSYYKNSDNCDIAVIEGNRGLYDGIDIDGSTSTSELAKLLNLPVLLVLDCSKSTRTMAALLMGCMQFDPEINICGVILNRVAGKRHEGKVRANIERFCKIPVFGAVPKLKAKDFPERHMGLVPSDEHGFSNQAIQAAVKVAKANIDLDELYQAVTVKYQNHDSKVPPLKVHFSPQMHLSEGKQIDSDPVTIGIIRDSAFQFYYPDNIDALREQGANIVFISPLNETAIPKVHAIYMGGGFPETHAPQLAQNMAFRENLKRLSQQGLPIYAECGGLIFLGQSIRLSDREYPMSGILPIKFGLSIRPQGHGYTQVNVVNENPFFKTGEILKGHEFRYSSVLDIDYKDTEMAFKMERGKGILDKKDGFFKRNTFGTYTHIHALGSPSWAPALIKKAGEFKAAFVR; this is translated from the coding sequence ATGCAAAAGGTCTCTAAAAATGTTCCGGGTGTTGTTATTGCCGGCCTTCGGGGCGGATCAGGCAAGACCATTATCTCTTTAGGGATTGCCGGAGCATGGAAAGAAAAAGGCTATAAGGTCTCCCCATTTAAAAAGGGACCTGACTATATTGACGCCGGCTGGCTTTCAACAGCAGCCGGTCGTCCCTGTTATAATCTGGATACGTTTCTTTGTACCCCGTCCGTTGTCCAACACTCCTATTATAAAAATTCAGATAATTGTGATATCGCCGTTATTGAAGGAAATCGCGGTCTTTATGACGGTATTGATATTGATGGTTCAACATCGACTTCAGAGCTTGCAAAGCTTTTAAACCTGCCTGTCTTACTGGTCCTGGACTGTAGCAAGAGTACTCGTACAATGGCGGCTTTGCTCATGGGCTGCATGCAGTTTGATCCTGAAATTAACATTTGCGGTGTGATCCTCAACCGGGTGGCTGGCAAACGCCATGAAGGAAAGGTTCGGGCAAACATAGAACGATTTTGCAAGATTCCCGTTTTTGGTGCTGTTCCAAAATTGAAGGCAAAAGATTTTCCTGAACGGCACATGGGACTTGTGCCGTCTGATGAGCATGGTTTTTCAAATCAGGCAATCCAGGCCGCTGTTAAAGTTGCTAAAGCCAATATTGATTTGGATGAATTATATCAGGCCGTAACCGTTAAATATCAAAACCATGATTCAAAAGTGCCCCCCCTCAAGGTACATTTTTCACCTCAAATGCATCTTTCAGAAGGCAAACAAATTGATTCAGATCCTGTTACCATAGGTATTATAAGAGACTCGGCTTTTCAATTTTATTATCCCGATAACATTGATGCCTTAAGAGAGCAGGGTGCCAATATTGTTTTTATCAGTCCTTTGAATGAAACCGCTATACCAAAGGTCCATGCCATCTATATGGGCGGGGGATTTCCTGAAACCCATGCACCACAGCTTGCTCAAAATATGGCCTTTAGGGAGAATTTGAAAAGATTATCTCAACAGGGACTTCCCATTTATGCGGAATGCGGTGGGCTGATCTTTCTGGGTCAAAGCATCCGGTTAAGTGACCGTGAATATCCCATGTCCGGTATTCTCCCCATTAAATTCGGGCTTTCCATAAGGCCCCAGGGACATGGTTATACCCAAGTCAATGTTGTGAATGAAAATCCTTTTTTTAAAACCGGTGAAATTTTAAAAGGCCACGAATTCAGATATTCCAGTGTTCTGGATATTGATTATAAGGATACTGAAATGGCCTTTAAAATGGAGCGTGGCAAAGGCATTCTTGACAAAAAAGACGGTTTTTTTAAACGCAATACCTTTGGAACCTATACCCATATCCATGCGCTTGGCAGCCCTTCCTGGGCACCTGCTTTGATCAAAAAAGCCGGAGAATTTAAAGCAGCGTTTGTCCGGTAA
- a CDS encoding cytochrome c3 family protein: MMNKKLLMMLLVAGMAVMFITTGLYAGTDVPDTIKMDYNQYKKRKKQPPKSKFIEFSHKMHNEDYKISCGDCHHDKDNKPLDLKIGDNVQRCAECHTKMAKDKKNKKDIMVLENAMHGNCIVCHKDVNKKAGDPKGMKGPAPASCAKCHISLKKKK, translated from the coding sequence ATGATGAACAAAAAGCTGCTGATGATGCTCTTGGTTGCAGGTATGGCTGTAATGTTTATTACCACGGGTCTGTATGCCGGGACAGATGTTCCGGACACGATAAAAATGGACTACAACCAATACAAAAAACGCAAAAAACAACCGCCTAAATCAAAATTTATTGAATTCAGCCACAAAATGCACAATGAGGATTATAAAATTTCATGCGGTGACTGTCACCATGACAAGGACAACAAACCTCTGGACCTTAAAATAGGGGATAATGTTCAAAGATGTGCGGAATGCCACACAAAAATGGCCAAAGACAAAAAGAACAAAAAAGACATTATGGTACTTGAAAACGCCATGCATGGCAATTGTATCGTCTGCCATAAAGACGTGAACAAAAAAGCCGGAGATCCTAAAGGAATGAAGGGACCTGCTCCTGCTTCCTGCGCCAAATGTCACATATCCTTAAAAAAGAAAAAGTAG
- the tatC gene encoding twin-arginine translocase subunit TatC codes for MSTEEKSPFTEHLGELRDRLVRSFIAVGIGFVAAYFFKEKLFEILIAPLVTAMGENENTRMIFTGLPEAFFTYLKVSLLAGIVVATPVLFYEFWMFVSPGLYRNEKKYFLPIVILSVFFFAIGSSFGYFVVFPYGFKFFLGFATETIHAMPSMKEYLSFASKMLLAFGFVFELPLVLTFLARMGLVTVPFLKKNRKYALLLFFVGAAIITPPDVVTQVMMALPLMLLYEISIIGARIFGKKHNSEIDEKEPENQDNLSQSDTVNQDDHT; via the coding sequence ATGAGTACAGAAGAAAAAAGCCCGTTTACCGAACATTTGGGCGAATTAAGAGATAGACTGGTTCGTTCCTTTATTGCCGTGGGCATTGGATTTGTAGCGGCTTATTTTTTCAAGGAAAAATTATTTGAGATACTGATCGCCCCCCTGGTCACTGCCATGGGCGAAAATGAAAACACCAGGATGATTTTTACAGGGCTTCCTGAAGCATTTTTTACTTATCTTAAAGTGTCCTTACTAGCCGGGATTGTTGTTGCGACTCCGGTACTTTTTTATGAATTCTGGATGTTTGTATCTCCGGGGCTTTACAGAAACGAAAAGAAATACTTCTTACCCATCGTCATTCTCTCAGTTTTCTTCTTTGCCATTGGCTCCTCTTTTGGCTATTTCGTTGTTTTTCCTTATGGATTTAAATTCTTTTTAGGATTTGCCACGGAAACCATCCATGCCATGCCATCCATGAAAGAATATCTTTCTTTTGCTTCAAAGATGCTTCTGGCATTTGGATTTGTGTTTGAATTGCCGTTAGTTTTAACATTTTTGGCCAGGATGGGTCTGGTAACAGTCCCGTTTTTAAAAAAGAACAGAAAATATGCCCTGTTGCTGTTTTTTGTGGGTGCCGCAATTATCACACCACCGGATGTGGTCACCCAGGTGATGATGGCCCTTCCGTTGATGCTTCTTTATGAGATCAGCATTATTGGTGCCAGAATATTCGGCAAAAAACATAACTCTGAAATTGACGAAAAAGAACCTGAAAACCAGGATAATCTGTCACAATCAGACACGGTAAACCAGGATGATCATACGTAG